The Cynocephalus volans isolate mCynVol1 chromosome 2, mCynVol1.pri, whole genome shotgun sequence genome window below encodes:
- the MED7 gene encoding mediator of RNA polymerase II transcription subunit 7, with product MGEPQQVSALPPPPMQYIKEYTDENIQEGLAPKPPPPIKDSYMMFGNQFQCDDLIIRPLESQGIERLHPIHFDHKKELRKLNMSILINFLDLLDILIRSPGSMKREEKLEDLKLLFVHVHHLINEYRPHQARETLRVMMEVQKRQRLETAERFQKHLERVIEMIQNCLASLPDDLPHSEAGMRVKTEPMDADDSNNYTGQNEQQRDNSGHRRDQIIEKDAALCVLIDEMNERP from the coding sequence ATGGGTGAACCACAGCAAGTGAGTGCACTTCCTCCACCTCCAATGCAGTACATCAAGGAATATACGgatgaaaatattcaggaagGCTTAGCTCCCAAGCCTCCGCCACCAATAAAAGACAGTTATATGATGTTTGGCAATCAGTTCCAATGTGATGATCTTATCATCCGCCCTCTGGAAAGTCAAGGCATTGAACGGCTTCATCCAATACACTTTGATCATAAGAAAGAACTGAGAAAACTCAATATGTCTATCCTTATTAATTTCTTGGACCTTTTAGATATCTTGATAAGGAGCCCTGGGAGTATGAAACGAGAAGAGAAGCTAGAAGATCTTAAGCTGCTTTTTGTACACGTGCATCATCTTATAAATGAATACCGACCCCACCAAGCAAGAGAGACCTTGAGAGTCATGATGGAGGTCCAGAAACGACAACGGCTTGAAACAGCAGAGAGGTTTCAGAAGCACCTGGAACGTGTAATTGAGATGATTCAAAATTGCTTGGCTTCTTTGCCTGATGATTTGCCCCACTCGGAAGCAGGGATGAGAGTAAAAACTGAACCAATGGATGCTGATGATAGCAATAATTATACTGGACAGAATGAACAACAAAGAGACAATTCAGGTCATAGGAGAGACCAGATTATAGAGAAAGATGCTGCCTTGTGTGTCCTAATtgatgaaatgaatgaaagacCATGA